The Syntrophorhabdaceae bacterium genome has a window encoding:
- a CDS encoding CoB--CoM heterodisulfide reductase iron-sulfur subunit B family protein: MRYAYYPGCSAHSTARDMHESCLAVSKALGIELNEIKGWTCCGASSAHQTDRELAAALASANLLKAGQMGMDMVVNCAACYNRSKVANCEIVNSEEMRRSVADSLGEPYDGSVAVRHFVEILLKDVGAAALRKKIVRPLTGLKVAAYYGCYLVRPPEATNFDDPENPTILERLIDVTGAENVEWSGKVDCCGGMQNLTRTEITVRRSAAVIEMAQAAGAQCIAVACPMCQISLDVRQADMEKFLGRKYNMPVIYLTQLLGLALGIAPEKLGFD; the protein is encoded by the coding sequence ATGAGATACGCATATTATCCCGGGTGTTCCGCTCATTCCACCGCCCGCGACATGCATGAATCATGTCTGGCGGTGTCGAAGGCACTTGGTATTGAGCTCAATGAGATCAAAGGCTGGACGTGCTGCGGTGCCAGCTCCGCCCACCAGACGGACCGGGAACTGGCGGCGGCGCTCGCCTCGGCCAACCTCCTCAAAGCCGGACAGATGGGCATGGATATGGTGGTCAATTGCGCCGCCTGCTATAACCGCTCGAAGGTGGCCAACTGCGAGATCGTCAATTCCGAGGAGATGAGGCGATCCGTCGCCGACAGCCTGGGGGAGCCCTATGACGGATCCGTCGCGGTGAGGCACTTTGTCGAGATACTCCTGAAGGACGTTGGAGCGGCCGCCCTGCGCAAGAAGATCGTCAGGCCCCTGACGGGCCTCAAGGTGGCCGCCTATTACGGCTGTTACCTGGTCCGTCCGCCGGAAGCCACCAATTTTGACGACCCCGAGAACCCGACCATACTGGAGCGCCTCATCGATGTGACGGGCGCGGAGAACGTGGAGTGGTCGGGAAAAGTGGATTGCTGCGGGGGCATGCAGAACCTTACACGGACAGAGATCACCGTCCGCCGGTCGGCCGCGGTCATCGAGATGGCGCAGGCCGCCGGGGCACAGTGCATTGCCGTCGCCTGCCCCATGTGCCAGATCAGCCTCGATGTGCGACAGGCCGACATGGAGAAGTTCCTCGGCAGGAAATACAATATGCCGGTCATCTATCTCACGCAGCTCCTCGGCCTTGCCCTGGGTATTGCACCTGAGAAACTGGGATTCGACA